Proteins from a genomic interval of Neodiprion lecontei isolate iyNeoLeco1 chromosome 2, iyNeoLeco1.1, whole genome shotgun sequence:
- the LOC107227941 gene encoding probable serine incorporator isoform X1, with protein MGLVCSTAQLACLCGSTACSFCCSQCPTCRNSTSTRIMYALMLLLGTIAACITLSPGLQSALAKVPFCTNSSSYVPTGFKFDCKDVVGFLAVYRMCFILTLFFLLMSLIMIRVKSSKDPRAPIQNGFWAIKYLIVIGGIIGAFFIPEGSFGITWMYFGMIGGFLFIIIQLILIVDFAHSWADAWVTNYHETESKGWYAALLGSTFLSYAGVITGVTLLFVYFTIPGGCELNKFFISFNLILCVIASAVSILPSVQDKLPNSGLLQSSVVSLYVIYLTWSGISNSPDSECNYRFSSKDPKFDKESIISLVIWMCCVLYSSLRTASKSSRLTMSENVMAKDNGAVWNQRDQSLVGNEDYVPVEGPSGDHEEGGEAKVWDNEEDCIAYNWSFFHFMFALSTLYVMMTLTNWYKPNSDLSLLNANAASMWVKIISSWLCLGLYVWSLIAPVILPDREFSY; from the exons ATGGGTCTTGTGTGCTCAACGGCGCAG CTTGCCTGCCTTTGCGGCAGTACGGCATGCAGCTTTTGCTGCTCGCAGTGCCCGACATGCCGGAACAGCACCAGCACTCGCATCATGTATGCTCTAATGCTGTTACTGGGTACGATTGCAGCCTGCATTACCCTTTCTCCAGGACTCCAATCAGCTCTGGCAAAG GTTCCGTTCTGCACCAACAGCTCCTCTTATGTCCCAACTGGTTTCAAATTCGACTGCAAGGATGTTGTTGGCTTTCTCGCCGTCTACCGGATGTGCTTCATTCTCACACTCTTTTTCCTTCTGATGTCCCTTATCATGATTAGAGTTAAAAGTTCCAAAGATCCGAGAGCCCCGATTCAAAACGG TTTTTGGGCTATTAAGTATCTCATTGTAATCGGTGGGATCATAGGCGCCTTCTTCATCCCAGAAGGATCGTTTGGAATAACTTGGATGTACTTTGGAATGATCGGTGGATTTCTATTTATCATTATCCAGCTGATTCTAATTGTTGATTTCGCTCATTCTTGGGCAGATGCTTGGGTCACAAATTATCACGAAACCGAATCGAAGGGCTG GTATGCTGCACTGTTGGGATCTACTTTTCTGTCTTACGCAGGAGTAATAACCGGAGTTACTTTGCTATTCGTTTATTTCACAATA CCTGGCGGTTGCGAACTGAACAAGTTTTTCATATCGTTCAACTTAATTCTGTGCGTCATAGCCAGTGCCGTTTCCATCCTACCAAGTGTTCAAGATAAACTACCCAACAGCGGTCTCCTTCAATCTTCCGTCGTTAGTCTCTACGTAATTTATCTTACATGGAGCGGCATTTCAAACAGCCCAG ATTCCGAATGCAATTATCGATTTAGTTCGAAAGATCCGAAGTTCGATAAGGAGAGTATCATCAGCTTGGTGATATGGATGTGTTGCGTTCTGTACAGTTCACTTCGTACAGCTTCAAAATCGTCAAGGCTCACCATGTCTGAGAATGTAATGGCCAAAGATAATGGTGCTG TTTGGAATCAAAGAGACCAATCTCTAGTCGGCAATGAAG ATTATGTCCCAGTAGAAGGTCCTTCTGGAGATCACGAAGAGGGTGGAGAAGCCAAAGTATGGGACAATGAAGAAGACTGCATTGCCTATAACTGGAGTTTCTTCCACTTCATGTTTGCCCTGTCGACTCTTTATGTCATGATGACGCTCACCAACTGGTATAA GCCTAATTCAGACCTGTCTCTGTTAAACGCAAACGCGGCTTCGATGTGGGTGAAGATAATTTCGTCTTGGCTCTGCCTCGGGCTTTATGTCTGGTCTTTGATAGCCCCAGTTATTCTGCCTGACCGTGAATTTTCATATTAA
- the LOC107227941 gene encoding probable serine incorporator isoform X2 → MGLVCSTAQLACLCGSTACSFCCSQCPTCRNSTSTRIMYALMLLLGTIAACITLSPGLQSALAKVPFCTNSSSYVPTGFKFDCKDVVGFLAVYRMCFILTLFFLLMSLIMIRVKSSKDPRAPIQNGFWAIKYLIVIGGIIGAFFIPEGSFGITWMYFGMIGGFLFIIIQLILIVDFAHSWADAWVTNYHETESKGWYAALLGSTFLSYAGVITGVTLLFVYFTIPGGCELNKFFISFNLILCVIASAVSILPSVQDKLPNSGLLQSSVVSLYVIYLTWSGISNSPDSECNYRFSSKDPKFDKESIISLVIWMCCVLYSSLRTASKSSRLTMSENVMAKDNGAVWNQRDQSLVGNEVEGPSGDHEEGGEAKVWDNEEDCIAYNWSFFHFMFALSTLYVMMTLTNWYKPNSDLSLLNANAASMWVKIISSWLCLGLYVWSLIAPVILPDREFSY, encoded by the exons ATGGGTCTTGTGTGCTCAACGGCGCAG CTTGCCTGCCTTTGCGGCAGTACGGCATGCAGCTTTTGCTGCTCGCAGTGCCCGACATGCCGGAACAGCACCAGCACTCGCATCATGTATGCTCTAATGCTGTTACTGGGTACGATTGCAGCCTGCATTACCCTTTCTCCAGGACTCCAATCAGCTCTGGCAAAG GTTCCGTTCTGCACCAACAGCTCCTCTTATGTCCCAACTGGTTTCAAATTCGACTGCAAGGATGTTGTTGGCTTTCTCGCCGTCTACCGGATGTGCTTCATTCTCACACTCTTTTTCCTTCTGATGTCCCTTATCATGATTAGAGTTAAAAGTTCCAAAGATCCGAGAGCCCCGATTCAAAACGG TTTTTGGGCTATTAAGTATCTCATTGTAATCGGTGGGATCATAGGCGCCTTCTTCATCCCAGAAGGATCGTTTGGAATAACTTGGATGTACTTTGGAATGATCGGTGGATTTCTATTTATCATTATCCAGCTGATTCTAATTGTTGATTTCGCTCATTCTTGGGCAGATGCTTGGGTCACAAATTATCACGAAACCGAATCGAAGGGCTG GTATGCTGCACTGTTGGGATCTACTTTTCTGTCTTACGCAGGAGTAATAACCGGAGTTACTTTGCTATTCGTTTATTTCACAATA CCTGGCGGTTGCGAACTGAACAAGTTTTTCATATCGTTCAACTTAATTCTGTGCGTCATAGCCAGTGCCGTTTCCATCCTACCAAGTGTTCAAGATAAACTACCCAACAGCGGTCTCCTTCAATCTTCCGTCGTTAGTCTCTACGTAATTTATCTTACATGGAGCGGCATTTCAAACAGCCCAG ATTCCGAATGCAATTATCGATTTAGTTCGAAAGATCCGAAGTTCGATAAGGAGAGTATCATCAGCTTGGTGATATGGATGTGTTGCGTTCTGTACAGTTCACTTCGTACAGCTTCAAAATCGTCAAGGCTCACCATGTCTGAGAATGTAATGGCCAAAGATAATGGTGCTG TTTGGAATCAAAGAGACCAATCTCTAGTCGGCAATGAAG TAGAAGGTCCTTCTGGAGATCACGAAGAGGGTGGAGAAGCCAAAGTATGGGACAATGAAGAAGACTGCATTGCCTATAACTGGAGTTTCTTCCACTTCATGTTTGCCCTGTCGACTCTTTATGTCATGATGACGCTCACCAACTGGTATAA GCCTAATTCAGACCTGTCTCTGTTAAACGCAAACGCGGCTTCGATGTGGGTGAAGATAATTTCGTCTTGGCTCTGCCTCGGGCTTTATGTCTGGTCTTTGATAGCCCCAGTTATTCTGCCTGACCGTGAATTTTCATATTAA
- the LOC107227941 gene encoding probable serine incorporator isoform X3, whose protein sequence is MGLVCSTAQLACLCGSTACSFCCSQCPTCRNSTSTRIMYALMLLLGTIAACITLSPGLQSALAKVPFCTNSSSYVPTGFKFDCKDVVGFLAVYRMCFILTLFFLLMSLIMIRVKSSKDPRAPIQNGFWAIKYLIVIGGIIGAFFIPEGSFGITWMYFGMIGGFLFIIIQLILIVDFAHSWADAWVTNYHETESKGWYAALLGSTFLSYAGVITGVTLLFVYFTIPGGCELNKFFISFNLILCVIASAVSILPSVQDKLPNSGLLQSSVVSLYVIYLTWSGISNSPDSECNYRFSSKDPKFDKESIISLVIWMCCVLYSSLRTASKSSRLTMSENVMAKDNGAVWNQRDQSLVGNEEGPSGDHEEGGEAKVWDNEEDCIAYNWSFFHFMFALSTLYVMMTLTNWYKPNSDLSLLNANAASMWVKIISSWLCLGLYVWSLIAPVILPDREFSY, encoded by the exons ATGGGTCTTGTGTGCTCAACGGCGCAG CTTGCCTGCCTTTGCGGCAGTACGGCATGCAGCTTTTGCTGCTCGCAGTGCCCGACATGCCGGAACAGCACCAGCACTCGCATCATGTATGCTCTAATGCTGTTACTGGGTACGATTGCAGCCTGCATTACCCTTTCTCCAGGACTCCAATCAGCTCTGGCAAAG GTTCCGTTCTGCACCAACAGCTCCTCTTATGTCCCAACTGGTTTCAAATTCGACTGCAAGGATGTTGTTGGCTTTCTCGCCGTCTACCGGATGTGCTTCATTCTCACACTCTTTTTCCTTCTGATGTCCCTTATCATGATTAGAGTTAAAAGTTCCAAAGATCCGAGAGCCCCGATTCAAAACGG TTTTTGGGCTATTAAGTATCTCATTGTAATCGGTGGGATCATAGGCGCCTTCTTCATCCCAGAAGGATCGTTTGGAATAACTTGGATGTACTTTGGAATGATCGGTGGATTTCTATTTATCATTATCCAGCTGATTCTAATTGTTGATTTCGCTCATTCTTGGGCAGATGCTTGGGTCACAAATTATCACGAAACCGAATCGAAGGGCTG GTATGCTGCACTGTTGGGATCTACTTTTCTGTCTTACGCAGGAGTAATAACCGGAGTTACTTTGCTATTCGTTTATTTCACAATA CCTGGCGGTTGCGAACTGAACAAGTTTTTCATATCGTTCAACTTAATTCTGTGCGTCATAGCCAGTGCCGTTTCCATCCTACCAAGTGTTCAAGATAAACTACCCAACAGCGGTCTCCTTCAATCTTCCGTCGTTAGTCTCTACGTAATTTATCTTACATGGAGCGGCATTTCAAACAGCCCAG ATTCCGAATGCAATTATCGATTTAGTTCGAAAGATCCGAAGTTCGATAAGGAGAGTATCATCAGCTTGGTGATATGGATGTGTTGCGTTCTGTACAGTTCACTTCGTACAGCTTCAAAATCGTCAAGGCTCACCATGTCTGAGAATGTAATGGCCAAAGATAATGGTGCTG TTTGGAATCAAAGAGACCAATCTCTAGTCGGCAATGAAG AAGGTCCTTCTGGAGATCACGAAGAGGGTGGAGAAGCCAAAGTATGGGACAATGAAGAAGACTGCATTGCCTATAACTGGAGTTTCTTCCACTTCATGTTTGCCCTGTCGACTCTTTATGTCATGATGACGCTCACCAACTGGTATAA GCCTAATTCAGACCTGTCTCTGTTAAACGCAAACGCGGCTTCGATGTGGGTGAAGATAATTTCGTCTTGGCTCTGCCTCGGGCTTTATGTCTGGTCTTTGATAGCCCCAGTTATTCTGCCTGACCGTGAATTTTCATATTAA
- the LOC107227941 gene encoding probable serine incorporator isoform X4 — protein MGLVCSTAQLACLCGSTACSFCCSQCPTCRNSTSTRIMYALMLLLGTIAACITLSPGLQSALAKVPFCTNSSSYVPTGFKFDCKDVVGFLAVYRMCFILTLFFLLMSLIMIRVKSSKDPRAPIQNGFWAIKYLIVIGGIIGAFFIPEGSFGITWMYFGMIGGFLFIIIQLILIVDFAHSWADAWVTNYHETESKGWYAALLGSTFLSYAGVITGVTLLFVYFTIPGGCELNKFFISFNLILCVIASAVSILPSVQDKLPNSGLLQSSVVSLYVIYLTWSGISNSPDSECNYRFSSKDPKFDKESIISLVIWMCCVLYSSLRTASKSSRLTMSENVMAKDNGADYVPVEGPSGDHEEGGEAKVWDNEEDCIAYNWSFFHFMFALSTLYVMMTLTNWYKPNSDLSLLNANAASMWVKIISSWLCLGLYVWSLIAPVILPDREFSY, from the exons ATGGGTCTTGTGTGCTCAACGGCGCAG CTTGCCTGCCTTTGCGGCAGTACGGCATGCAGCTTTTGCTGCTCGCAGTGCCCGACATGCCGGAACAGCACCAGCACTCGCATCATGTATGCTCTAATGCTGTTACTGGGTACGATTGCAGCCTGCATTACCCTTTCTCCAGGACTCCAATCAGCTCTGGCAAAG GTTCCGTTCTGCACCAACAGCTCCTCTTATGTCCCAACTGGTTTCAAATTCGACTGCAAGGATGTTGTTGGCTTTCTCGCCGTCTACCGGATGTGCTTCATTCTCACACTCTTTTTCCTTCTGATGTCCCTTATCATGATTAGAGTTAAAAGTTCCAAAGATCCGAGAGCCCCGATTCAAAACGG TTTTTGGGCTATTAAGTATCTCATTGTAATCGGTGGGATCATAGGCGCCTTCTTCATCCCAGAAGGATCGTTTGGAATAACTTGGATGTACTTTGGAATGATCGGTGGATTTCTATTTATCATTATCCAGCTGATTCTAATTGTTGATTTCGCTCATTCTTGGGCAGATGCTTGGGTCACAAATTATCACGAAACCGAATCGAAGGGCTG GTATGCTGCACTGTTGGGATCTACTTTTCTGTCTTACGCAGGAGTAATAACCGGAGTTACTTTGCTATTCGTTTATTTCACAATA CCTGGCGGTTGCGAACTGAACAAGTTTTTCATATCGTTCAACTTAATTCTGTGCGTCATAGCCAGTGCCGTTTCCATCCTACCAAGTGTTCAAGATAAACTACCCAACAGCGGTCTCCTTCAATCTTCCGTCGTTAGTCTCTACGTAATTTATCTTACATGGAGCGGCATTTCAAACAGCCCAG ATTCCGAATGCAATTATCGATTTAGTTCGAAAGATCCGAAGTTCGATAAGGAGAGTATCATCAGCTTGGTGATATGGATGTGTTGCGTTCTGTACAGTTCACTTCGTACAGCTTCAAAATCGTCAAGGCTCACCATGTCTGAGAATGTAATGGCCAAAGATAATGGTGCTG ATTATGTCCCAGTAGAAGGTCCTTCTGGAGATCACGAAGAGGGTGGAGAAGCCAAAGTATGGGACAATGAAGAAGACTGCATTGCCTATAACTGGAGTTTCTTCCACTTCATGTTTGCCCTGTCGACTCTTTATGTCATGATGACGCTCACCAACTGGTATAA GCCTAATTCAGACCTGTCTCTGTTAAACGCAAACGCGGCTTCGATGTGGGTGAAGATAATTTCGTCTTGGCTCTGCCTCGGGCTTTATGTCTGGTCTTTGATAGCCCCAGTTATTCTGCCTGACCGTGAATTTTCATATTAA
- the LOC107227941 gene encoding probable serine incorporator isoform X6, with protein sequence MGLVCSTAQLACLCGSTACSFCCSQCPTCRNSTSTRIMYALMLLLGTIAACITLSPGLQSALAKVPFCTNSSSYVPTGFKFDCKDVVGFLAVYRMCFILTLFFLLMSLIMIRVKSSKDPRAPIQNGFWAIKYLIVIGGIIGAFFIPEGSFGITWMYFGMIGGFLFIIIQLILIVDFAHSWADAWVTNYHETESKGWYAALLGSTFLSYAGVITGVTLLFVYFTIPGGCELNKFFISFNLILCVIASAVSILPSVQDKLPNSGLLQSSVVSLYVIYLTWSGISNSPDSECNYRFSSKDPKFDKESIISLVIWMCCVLYSSLRTASKSSRLTMSENVMAKDNGAEGPSGDHEEGGEAKVWDNEEDCIAYNWSFFHFMFALSTLYVMMTLTNWYKPNSDLSLLNANAASMWVKIISSWLCLGLYVWSLIAPVILPDREFSY encoded by the exons ATGGGTCTTGTGTGCTCAACGGCGCAG CTTGCCTGCCTTTGCGGCAGTACGGCATGCAGCTTTTGCTGCTCGCAGTGCCCGACATGCCGGAACAGCACCAGCACTCGCATCATGTATGCTCTAATGCTGTTACTGGGTACGATTGCAGCCTGCATTACCCTTTCTCCAGGACTCCAATCAGCTCTGGCAAAG GTTCCGTTCTGCACCAACAGCTCCTCTTATGTCCCAACTGGTTTCAAATTCGACTGCAAGGATGTTGTTGGCTTTCTCGCCGTCTACCGGATGTGCTTCATTCTCACACTCTTTTTCCTTCTGATGTCCCTTATCATGATTAGAGTTAAAAGTTCCAAAGATCCGAGAGCCCCGATTCAAAACGG TTTTTGGGCTATTAAGTATCTCATTGTAATCGGTGGGATCATAGGCGCCTTCTTCATCCCAGAAGGATCGTTTGGAATAACTTGGATGTACTTTGGAATGATCGGTGGATTTCTATTTATCATTATCCAGCTGATTCTAATTGTTGATTTCGCTCATTCTTGGGCAGATGCTTGGGTCACAAATTATCACGAAACCGAATCGAAGGGCTG GTATGCTGCACTGTTGGGATCTACTTTTCTGTCTTACGCAGGAGTAATAACCGGAGTTACTTTGCTATTCGTTTATTTCACAATA CCTGGCGGTTGCGAACTGAACAAGTTTTTCATATCGTTCAACTTAATTCTGTGCGTCATAGCCAGTGCCGTTTCCATCCTACCAAGTGTTCAAGATAAACTACCCAACAGCGGTCTCCTTCAATCTTCCGTCGTTAGTCTCTACGTAATTTATCTTACATGGAGCGGCATTTCAAACAGCCCAG ATTCCGAATGCAATTATCGATTTAGTTCGAAAGATCCGAAGTTCGATAAGGAGAGTATCATCAGCTTGGTGATATGGATGTGTTGCGTTCTGTACAGTTCACTTCGTACAGCTTCAAAATCGTCAAGGCTCACCATGTCTGAGAATGTAATGGCCAAAGATAATGGTGCTG AAGGTCCTTCTGGAGATCACGAAGAGGGTGGAGAAGCCAAAGTATGGGACAATGAAGAAGACTGCATTGCCTATAACTGGAGTTTCTTCCACTTCATGTTTGCCCTGTCGACTCTTTATGTCATGATGACGCTCACCAACTGGTATAA GCCTAATTCAGACCTGTCTCTGTTAAACGCAAACGCGGCTTCGATGTGGGTGAAGATAATTTCGTCTTGGCTCTGCCTCGGGCTTTATGTCTGGTCTTTGATAGCCCCAGTTATTCTGCCTGACCGTGAATTTTCATATTAA
- the LOC107227941 gene encoding probable serine incorporator isoform X5, which yields MGLVCSTAQLACLCGSTACSFCCSQCPTCRNSTSTRIMYALMLLLGTIAACITLSPGLQSALAKVPFCTNSSSYVPTGFKFDCKDVVGFLAVYRMCFILTLFFLLMSLIMIRVKSSKDPRAPIQNGFWAIKYLIVIGGIIGAFFIPEGSFGITWMYFGMIGGFLFIIIQLILIVDFAHSWADAWVTNYHETESKGWYAALLGSTFLSYAGVITGVTLLFVYFTIPGGCELNKFFISFNLILCVIASAVSILPSVQDKLPNSGLLQSSVVSLYVIYLTWSGISNSPDSECNYRFSSKDPKFDKESIISLVIWMCCVLYSSLRTASKSSRLTMSENVMAKDNGAVEGPSGDHEEGGEAKVWDNEEDCIAYNWSFFHFMFALSTLYVMMTLTNWYKPNSDLSLLNANAASMWVKIISSWLCLGLYVWSLIAPVILPDREFSY from the exons ATGGGTCTTGTGTGCTCAACGGCGCAG CTTGCCTGCCTTTGCGGCAGTACGGCATGCAGCTTTTGCTGCTCGCAGTGCCCGACATGCCGGAACAGCACCAGCACTCGCATCATGTATGCTCTAATGCTGTTACTGGGTACGATTGCAGCCTGCATTACCCTTTCTCCAGGACTCCAATCAGCTCTGGCAAAG GTTCCGTTCTGCACCAACAGCTCCTCTTATGTCCCAACTGGTTTCAAATTCGACTGCAAGGATGTTGTTGGCTTTCTCGCCGTCTACCGGATGTGCTTCATTCTCACACTCTTTTTCCTTCTGATGTCCCTTATCATGATTAGAGTTAAAAGTTCCAAAGATCCGAGAGCCCCGATTCAAAACGG TTTTTGGGCTATTAAGTATCTCATTGTAATCGGTGGGATCATAGGCGCCTTCTTCATCCCAGAAGGATCGTTTGGAATAACTTGGATGTACTTTGGAATGATCGGTGGATTTCTATTTATCATTATCCAGCTGATTCTAATTGTTGATTTCGCTCATTCTTGGGCAGATGCTTGGGTCACAAATTATCACGAAACCGAATCGAAGGGCTG GTATGCTGCACTGTTGGGATCTACTTTTCTGTCTTACGCAGGAGTAATAACCGGAGTTACTTTGCTATTCGTTTATTTCACAATA CCTGGCGGTTGCGAACTGAACAAGTTTTTCATATCGTTCAACTTAATTCTGTGCGTCATAGCCAGTGCCGTTTCCATCCTACCAAGTGTTCAAGATAAACTACCCAACAGCGGTCTCCTTCAATCTTCCGTCGTTAGTCTCTACGTAATTTATCTTACATGGAGCGGCATTTCAAACAGCCCAG ATTCCGAATGCAATTATCGATTTAGTTCGAAAGATCCGAAGTTCGATAAGGAGAGTATCATCAGCTTGGTGATATGGATGTGTTGCGTTCTGTACAGTTCACTTCGTACAGCTTCAAAATCGTCAAGGCTCACCATGTCTGAGAATGTAATGGCCAAAGATAATGGTGCTG TAGAAGGTCCTTCTGGAGATCACGAAGAGGGTGGAGAAGCCAAAGTATGGGACAATGAAGAAGACTGCATTGCCTATAACTGGAGTTTCTTCCACTTCATGTTTGCCCTGTCGACTCTTTATGTCATGATGACGCTCACCAACTGGTATAA GCCTAATTCAGACCTGTCTCTGTTAAACGCAAACGCGGCTTCGATGTGGGTGAAGATAATTTCGTCTTGGCTCTGCCTCGGGCTTTATGTCTGGTCTTTGATAGCCCCAGTTATTCTGCCTGACCGTGAATTTTCATATTAA
- the LOC107227914 gene encoding stromal cell-derived factor 2 — MSTQKTNLLCCSLLYFTIPWIVVLNAQNVYAKGTNYVTCGSVLKLLNIGSNVRLHSHSIKYGTGSGQQSVTATEIQEDGNSHWLVKAETGKQCIRGKPIKCGDIVRLEHLSTKKNLHSHHFSSPLSGNQEISAYGDEKGEGDTGDDWLVVCQSEFWERDNPIMLKHIDTNVYLSSSERTYGNPITGQVEVVGMYTPMGDNSNWKSMEGLFIHPSDFKAQHTYQHTEL, encoded by the exons ATGTCCACGCAGAAGACGAATCTTCTATGCTGCAGTTTGCTGTATTTCACAATTCCATGGATTGTTGTTCTAAACGCACAAAATGTATATG caAAGGGAACAAATTATGTAACCTGTGGATCAGTATTAAAACTTCTGAACATTGGCTCTAATGTCAGACTGCATTCGCATAGTATAAAGTACGGAACTGGAAGCGGTCAGCAATCTGTTACAGCAACAGAAATTCAGGAAGATGGTAACTCACATTGGCTTGTAAAAGCTGAAACTGGAAAGCAATGTATCCGAGG AAAACCAATAAAATGTGGAGATATAGTGAGATTGGAGCATCTATCAACGAAGAAAAATCTGCATTCGCACCACTTCAGCTCACCTTTGAGTGGTAACCAGGAAATATCAGCATACGGCGATGAAAAAGGCGAAGGGGACACAGGGGATGACTGGCTAGTGGTttgccagagtgaattttgGGAAAGGGATAATCCAATAATGCTGAAGCATATTGACACGAACGT GTACTTATCAAGCAGTGAAAGAACTTACGGCAATCCAATAACTGGCCAAGTTGAAGTCGTTGGAATGTACACACCGATGGGAGACAACTCAAATTGGAAATCAATGGAAGGTCTTTTCATACACCCCAGCGACTTCAAGGCGCAACATACCTATCAACATACGGAACTCTAA
- the LOC107227904 gene encoding palmitoyltransferase app produces MTVARNLFHGIATERRRADCLCCQGGSVPSVLPDKLTSICYPTWRRSSLQPCFLTENGRYEKARDSRNTVQIRHFAVKIIMQNKFILTVIRFCPVFSLIFSFFVVASTLTISEEISPIFVFLCAQVYANWFSIHRISRTTIVIASNSNLSAQGDSFAVQVQTDDSSTICRVPTIKPPINKNDKFWYCEKCIQYTSRPTRHCVHCKKCSHYRDHHCFLLGGCILRQNMGSFILICLYTSFASIYSLIIIGSYLYDHLDHFFGANSGAFQLILHFSFPFALARFLLYGQESCVVLVMLFDLLFAVSSICLIFGLWKFHACLTGRQRYYPHSIKKYNIIEIFGSYGLWNFLFPFNGFFRAKKLHETGIWKEM; encoded by the exons ATGACCGTTGCACGGAATTTATTTCACGGGATCGCAACTGAACGTAGACGGGCCGATTGCCTCTGTTGTCAAGGCGGCTCCGTCCCCTCGGTCCTACCTGACAAGCTGACTTCA ATATGTTATCCAACATGGCGTCGTAGCAGTTTGCAGCCCTGTTTTCTAACGGAAAACGGCCGTTACGAGAAAGCGCGGGATTCCAGAAATACTGTTCAAATCCGCCACTTCgccgtaaaaataattatgcagaataaatttattctgaCGGTCATCAGATTCTGTCCAGTCTTCAGTTTGATATTTAGTTTTTTTGTCGTCGCTTCAACGTTAACGATAAGCGAAGAAATATCACCaattttcgtatttctttGCGCGCAAGTCTACGCAAATTGGTTTTCGATACACAGAATTAGTCGGACAACCATCGTAATCGCCTCGAACTCAAACTTATCAGCTCAGGGCGATTCTTTCGCGGTTCAAGTCCAGACCGATGATTCATCCACGATTTGTCGCGTTCCCACAATTAAACCACCGATAAACAAAAACGACAAGTTTTGGTACTGCGAAAAATGTATTCAGTACACTTCTCGCCCCACCCGACATTGCGTTCACTGCAAAAAATGCTCTCATTATCGCGATCACCATTGTTTTTTGCTTGGCGGCTGCATACTGCGGCAGAACATGGGCAGCTTCATTCTAATTTGTCTCTACACTTCATTCGCCTCAATTTACTCCTTGATCATTATCGGTTCCTACTTGTATGATCATCTGGACCATTTTTTCGGAGCTAACTCGGGCGCCTTCCAACTCATTTTGCACTTTTCCTTCCCGTTTGCTCTGGCGCGGTTTTTGTTGTACGGCCAAGAGTCCTGTGTTGTCTTAGTAATGCTGTTCGATTTACTCTTTGCTGTCTCATCCATCTGCCTGATATTCGGGCTGTGGAAATTTCACGCTTGTCTAACTGGCCGGCAACGCTACTATCCTCATTCCatcaaaaaatacaacatCATCGAAATATTCGGGAGTTATGGTCTCTGGAATTTCCTCTTTCCATTCAACGGCTTTTTCAGGGctaaaaaattacacgaaaCAGGCATATGGAAAGAAATGTAA